From one Syngnathus typhle isolate RoL2023-S1 ecotype Sweden unplaced genomic scaffold, RoL_Styp_1.0 HiC_scaffold_41, whole genome shotgun sequence genomic stretch:
- the LOC133147309 gene encoding gastrula zinc finger protein XlCGF17.1-like, with translation MCAIPTPKYEVKLRGIKEENEQHFQLLSEVCKHPRVVLHRTDIIEDFGPAHQEPERRHVKEEEVDVEFPHFEQKKQKTPLIKKEESEEEEIYKLPSTAFLVKYKDGVPSGASKGLASSSDSDDTSHDDYDDEDEYSGDITCHSENKHWKCSQCWKIFAHKSSFKLHTTIHTGEKPFPCPVCGQRFSRKGYLKKHTRTHTGEKPFSCLVCGQRFSQKGHLKTHLRTHTGEKPFSCSVCGQRFSQKGTLKTHTRTHTGEKPFSCAVCGQRFSLNGHLKSHTATHSGEKAFSCSVCGQRFSQKRSLKTHTRTHTGEKPFSCSVCGQRFSHKGSLKTHTRTHTGEKPFSCSVCVRRFTWKYQIKNHLCVGKMSSDQ, from the exons ATGTGTGCAATACCGACGCCAAAGTACGAGGTGAAACTTCGTGGAATAAAAGAAGAGAACGAGCAACATTTTCAACTGCTGAGCGAGGTTTGCAAGCACCCTCGTGTTGTGCTACACAGAACAG acATTATTGAAGATTTTGGTCCTGCGCATCAGGAGCCAGAGCGTCGGCATGTTAAAGAGGAAGAGGTGGACGTAGAGTTCCCCCACTTTGAGCAAAAGAAGCAGAAGACTCCTTTAATCAAAAAAGAGGagtcggaggaggaggaaatcTACAAGTTGCCATCGACTGCTTTTCTTGTGAAGTATAAAGATGGAGTTCCAAGTGGGGCAAGCAAAGGCTTGGCTTCATCATCAGATAGTGATGACACGTCTCATGACGattatgatgatgaagatgagtaTAGCGGTGATATTACATGTCACTCTGAAAACAAACACTGGAAATGTTCTCAGTGTTGGAAAATATTTGCTCATAAGAGTAGTTTCAAACTACACACAACGATACACacaggagagaaaccttttccctgcccagtttgtggccaaagattctctcggAAGGGttacttaaaaaaacacacacggacccacactggtgagaaaccgttTTCCTGcttagtttgtggccaaagattctctcagaaggGACACTTAAAAACCCAtttaagaacacacacaggtgaaaaacctttttcctgctcagtttgtggccaaagattctcacaGAAGGGAaccttaaaaacacacacaagaacccacactggtgagaaaccattTTCGTgcgcagtttgtggccaaagattctctttgAATGGTCACTTAAAAAGTCACACAGCAACCCACAGTGGTGAGAAagctttttcctgctcagtttgtggccaaagattctcacaGAAGAGAagcttaaaaacacacacaagaacccacactggtgagaaacctttttcctgctcagtttgtggtcaaAGATTCTCACACAAGGGAagcttaaaaacacacacaagaacccacactggtgagaaacctttttcctgctcagtttgtgtcCGAAGATTCACTTGGAAATATCAGATTAAGAATCACTTGTGCGTTGGTAAAATGAGCAGCGATCAATGA